Proteins co-encoded in one Burkholderiales bacterium genomic window:
- a CDS encoding helix-turn-helix domain-containing protein, translating into MPMPEYRNSAQERGYRVLLALSGKEFHGVAPGEIAKALGVSPSNVTRDLRVLQKVGLAEPLADDPRRWRLTPKLVQIAHAFDLQLHKQRRRYEDIAQRFTRDPT; encoded by the coding sequence ATGCCCATGCCTGAGTACCGCAACAGCGCCCAGGAGCGCGGCTATCGCGTCCTGCTCGCCTTGTCGGGCAAGGAGTTCCACGGCGTCGCGCCTGGCGAGATCGCCAAGGCGCTCGGCGTGTCCCCGTCCAACGTCACGCGCGACCTGCGCGTGTTGCAGAAGGTGGGCCTCGCCGAGCCGCTGGCGGACGACCCGAGGCGCTGGCGCCTCACGCCCAAGCTCGTGCAGATCGCGCACGCGTTCGACCTCCAACTGCACAAGCAGCGCCGGCGCTACGAGGACATCGCCCAGCGCTTCACGCGCGATCCAACCTGA